A region from the Mucilaginibacter sp. CSA2-8R genome encodes:
- a CDS encoding lipase family protein, with protein sequence MKYFLIVLLFISPIITQAQLKPGFDVQEYLELLRVSRQQTDTLKGDLTPRPTHYKRVYRSPIGPLLNRWELWTGNQSAVLSIRGTTKDQISWLENFYAAMVPAVGQLHINDSTLFKYHLADHPKAAVHIGWLLGMAELAKTVIPKIQELYQKQGIKNITIMGHSQGAAIAYLLRSHLAWLQHEKVIPADITFKTYCSAPPKPGNLYYAYDYNYLTRGGWGIAVTNAADWVPQTPFTIQTLDDFTALNPFGDVSAAVKGQSIFVRLYVKYVYNRLRKPPLRAVKNNQKYLGHMVYKFIKKTLPQFQEPEYAPTNQYTSCGIPVILMPDDAYRQKFPDNPKNVFVHHLFWPYYYLTEKEYAAQ encoded by the coding sequence ATGAAATATTTCCTAATTGTACTATTGTTTATTAGCCCCATCATTACCCAGGCCCAATTAAAACCCGGATTTGATGTACAAGAGTATTTAGAATTGCTGAGGGTATCGAGGCAGCAAACCGATACACTTAAAGGCGACCTTACTCCTCGCCCTACACATTATAAAAGGGTGTATCGATCGCCGATTGGGCCGCTGTTAAACCGTTGGGAACTATGGACGGGGAACCAATCGGCCGTTCTCAGCATCAGGGGAACCACTAAAGACCAGATTAGCTGGCTCGAAAATTTTTATGCAGCTATGGTGCCGGCTGTTGGCCAGCTTCATATCAATGATAGTACCTTATTTAAATATCACTTGGCCGATCACCCGAAAGCTGCCGTACATATTGGCTGGCTGCTCGGCATGGCCGAACTTGCCAAAACAGTAATCCCTAAAATACAAGAGCTCTACCAAAAGCAGGGCATTAAAAATATAACCATTATGGGCCATAGCCAGGGTGCAGCTATTGCCTACCTGTTAAGGTCGCACCTGGCATGGTTACAACACGAAAAGGTTATACCTGCCGATATTACTTTTAAAACGTATTGCAGCGCACCGCCCAAACCCGGCAATTTATATTATGCGTATGATTATAACTACCTGACCCGCGGCGGCTGGGGCATTGCCGTAACTAATGCTGCAGACTGGGTTCCGCAAACACCATTTACTATACAAACCCTGGATGATTTTACGGCTTTAAATCCGTTTGGCGATGTGTCTGCTGCAGTAAAAGGCCAATCTATTTTTGTAAGATTATACGTAAAGTATGTGTATAACCGCTTACGTAAACCACCATTACGTGCTGTAAAAAACAATCAAAAATATCTTGGGCATATGGTGTATAAGTTTATCAAAAAAACATTACCCCAGTTTCAGGAGCCCGAATATGCACCTACTAACCAGTATACCAGCTGTGGTATCCCTGTTATTTTGATGCCTGATGATGCTTACCGGCAAAAGTTTCCGGATAATCCTAAAAATGTATTTGTGCATCACCTGTTTTGGCCTTACTATTATTTAACCGAAAAAGAATATGCTGCGCAATGA
- the recQ gene encoding DNA helicase RecQ — protein sequence MTPIQALHKYFGYTEFRHQQEAIIRQLLNGGDALVLMPTGGGKSLCYQLPAVLLPGLTIVISPLIALMKDQVDSLNINGIPAAYLNSGQNNEEQQDIINRLKAGKIKLLYLAPERLFSSESRLVTFLKSLPISLIAIDEAHCISHWGHDFRPEYLMLSHFKTEFPAIPVIALTATADKLTRQDIQDKLALQNPAVFISSFNRPNISYTVSPKKNNYQQLLEFLSIRKDDSGIIYCLSRASTEDLAADLREQGFTAEAYHAGLDNEIKARNQEKFLRDEVKLMVATIAFGMGINKSNVRYVVHYDLPKNIEGYYQETGRAGRDGLPSEALLFFSAGDAFKLQRFAKVDGNEEQSRIMLKKLDDMVKYCQLQTCRRQYLMHYFNEPFPEHCGSCDVCLTEFKKFDGTVLAQKALSAVTRLNQRFGTTYVIDFLRGSKSEKIREEHKQLKTYGIGTDVSKADWQRYFAQLINQGLLQVTDDQYPVLKLTDASEAILKGNQKVEFILAEETAMAAEIQTPVYEGGLLQDLKTIRFNLAMNENVPAYIILSDAALLEMATYLPQNMNELGNVSGFGEVKLKRYGEAFLNAITNYSQQHGLSSQMSSKRTKPAPRSKAPRSSSAGTTQRESFDLYRSGKSIAEIAAQRSLSSTTIESHLCSFIQTGEMNVAEMVPQHKMQPIQNAAESYGTDRLAPLKEVLGDGYTYAEIKAVISWLKRDA from the coding sequence ATGACACCTATACAAGCGCTACATAAATACTTTGGATATACCGAGTTTAGGCATCAACAGGAAGCTATTATTCGGCAACTGCTAAATGGCGGTGATGCCTTGGTACTGATGCCTACCGGCGGTGGTAAATCGTTGTGTTACCAGTTGCCCGCTGTTTTGTTGCCGGGCCTAACCATTGTGATATCACCGCTTATTGCACTGATGAAAGACCAGGTAGATAGCTTGAACATCAATGGCATACCAGCGGCCTACTTAAATTCGGGCCAAAACAACGAGGAGCAACAGGATATTATTAACCGCCTAAAAGCCGGAAAAATCAAGCTGCTTTACCTGGCACCCGAGCGCCTGTTTAGCTCCGAGAGCCGGTTGGTTACCTTTTTAAAATCGCTGCCGATAAGTCTAATTGCCATTGACGAAGCACATTGTATTTCACATTGGGGACACGATTTCCGTCCGGAGTATTTGATGCTCTCCCATTTCAAAACAGAGTTTCCGGCTATTCCGGTTATTGCACTTACCGCTACGGCCGACAAGCTTACCCGGCAGGATATACAGGATAAGCTGGCACTGCAAAACCCAGCAGTGTTTATCTCATCGTTCAACCGGCCCAATATCAGCTACACGGTATCACCTAAAAAGAACAACTATCAGCAGCTGCTCGAGTTTTTATCTATCCGTAAAGACGATTCGGGTATTATCTATTGCTTGTCTCGGGCCTCGACCGAAGATTTAGCGGCCGATTTACGCGAACAAGGCTTTACCGCCGAGGCCTATCATGCTGGTTTGGATAACGAAATTAAGGCCCGCAACCAGGAAAAGTTTCTGCGCGATGAGGTTAAACTGATGGTAGCTACCATTGCGTTTGGTATGGGCATTAACAAATCGAACGTGCGGTACGTGGTGCATTATGATTTGCCTAAAAACATTGAAGGTTACTACCAGGAAACCGGCCGGGCCGGGCGCGATGGTTTGCCGTCAGAAGCCTTACTTTTCTTCTCGGCCGGGGATGCTTTCAAACTGCAGCGCTTTGCCAAGGTAGATGGCAATGAAGAGCAAAGCCGCATTATGCTGAAAAAGCTGGACGACATGGTCAAATACTGCCAGTTGCAAACCTGTCGCCGCCAGTATTTAATGCATTATTTTAATGAGCCCTTCCCTGAGCATTGCGGCTCGTGCGATGTGTGCCTCACTGAATTTAAAAAGTTTGATGGCACGGTGCTCGCTCAAAAAGCACTATCAGCCGTAACCCGGCTAAACCAGCGCTTTGGTACCACTTATGTTATCGACTTTTTACGTGGTTCGAAAAGCGAAAAAATACGCGAAGAACATAAGCAGCTTAAAACCTACGGCATTGGTACTGATGTAAGCAAGGCCGATTGGCAACGCTATTTTGCCCAACTCATTAATCAAGGCTTGTTACAAGTTACCGACGACCAATACCCGGTACTTAAACTAACCGATGCCAGTGAGGCTATCTTAAAAGGGAATCAAAAAGTAGAGTTTATATTAGCAGAAGAAACCGCCATGGCGGCCGAAATACAAACACCGGTTTATGAGGGCGGACTTTTGCAGGATTTAAAAACCATACGCTTTAACTTGGCCATGAACGAAAATGTGCCGGCTTACATCATCCTGTCGGATGCTGCCCTGCTTGAAATGGCTACCTACCTACCGCAAAATATGAACGAACTGGGCAATGTTTCCGGGTTTGGCGAGGTAAAACTTAAACGCTATGGCGAAGCATTTTTAAACGCCATTACCAACTATAGCCAGCAGCATGGTTTATCGTCGCAAATGAGCAGTAAGCGGACTAAGCCTGCCCCTCGCAGTAAAGCGCCTCGCTCATCCAGTGCAGGTACTACTCAGCGCGAAAGTTTCGACCTATATCGCTCCGGTAAATCTATTGCAGAAATAGCCGCACAGCGCAGCTTGTCGTCAACCACCATCGAAAGCCATTTGTGCAGTTTCATACAAACCGGTGAAATGAATGTAGCCGAAATGGTTCCTCAGCATAAAATGCAGCCTATACAAAATGCAGCCGAAAGCTACGGAACTGACCGGTTGGCCCCGCTCAAAGAAGTTTTAGGCGACGGCTACACGTATGCCGAAATTAAAGCCGTAATAAGCTGGTTAAAACGTGATGCATAG
- a CDS encoding TlpA disulfide reductase family protein, producing the protein MKKGLLYLILAAFGLVAKAQTNSITKRVTLNESSIIKDENGVIYPYLVWSRLTRTGDYSIKALKQPNTDSISYVLVKLTNGEKEILRAQLPKPNESENFKVGDMLRPFKDKDITNEKIDTKKLLGKVIVLNFWFINCPPCRQEIPDLNELADSYKNNPDVLFVAIALDEAYDIKQFIKKQPFNYHIIENGRYHADKYKLHLYPTNVVIDKAGKIAFSSVSFNMGNTHWMKKAINEALADQTKQAAL; encoded by the coding sequence ATGAAAAAAGGTTTACTTTATTTGATTCTCGCTGCTTTTGGGTTGGTCGCCAAAGCGCAAACTAACTCCATTACAAAGCGTGTAACTCTTAATGAGTCCAGTATCATCAAAGACGAAAATGGCGTCATATATCCCTATTTAGTTTGGTCGCGCTTAACCAGAACAGGCGACTATTCTATCAAAGCCCTGAAACAACCCAATACCGATAGTATATCTTATGTATTAGTTAAGCTGACTAATGGAGAAAAGGAAATCTTAAGAGCGCAGTTGCCCAAGCCGAACGAAAGTGAAAATTTTAAGGTGGGCGATATGCTAAGGCCCTTTAAAGACAAAGACATCACCAATGAAAAAATTGATACCAAAAAGTTGTTAGGCAAAGTAATCGTGCTGAATTTTTGGTTTATCAATTGCCCGCCTTGCCGGCAGGAAATTCCGGATTTAAACGAACTGGCAGATTCGTACAAAAATAATCCGGACGTGCTGTTTGTGGCGATAGCTTTAGATGAAGCATATGACATTAAGCAGTTTATAAAGAAGCAGCCCTTTAATTATCATATCATTGAGAATGGTCGTTACCATGCGGATAAGTATAAGCTGCATTTGTATCCAACTAACGTAGTGATAGATAAAGCAGGGAAGATAGCATTCTCGAGCGTTAGCTTTAATATGGGCAACACCCACTGGATGAAGAAGGCAATTAACGAAGCATTAGCCGATCAAACAAAACAGGCAGCCTTATAA
- a CDS encoding iron-sulfur cluster assembly accessory protein, which yields MSIAVDTALAPVTFTEGAVKELKKLKDQQELSDDFGLRVGVEGGGCAGMNYILGFDQQKEGDKEYLIDGIKVYMHKAHGMYLAGMQVDFQDGLNARGFVFNNPNASSTCGCGTSFAV from the coding sequence ATGAGTATTGCTGTTGATACCGCACTGGCACCGGTAACTTTTACTGAGGGCGCCGTTAAAGAACTTAAGAAGTTAAAAGACCAGCAAGAGTTGAGCGACGATTTTGGCTTGCGTGTTGGCGTTGAAGGCGGTGGTTGTGCCGGCATGAACTACATTTTAGGCTTTGACCAGCAAAAAGAAGGCGATAAAGAATACCTGATTGATGGCATTAAAGTTTATATGCACAAGGCACACGGCATGTACCTGGCAGGTATGCAGGTTGACTTTCAGGACGGCCTGAATGCCCGTGGGTTTGTGTTTAACAACCCCAATGCATCAAGCACCTGCGGTTGTGGAACTTCGTTTGCGGTATAA
- a CDS encoding M14 family metallopeptidase: MMKKLYAFVVLYLSFLGGVFAQTLQSPAEFLGYPLGSQYTYHYRVADYVKYVAQASKNVKLQSYGTTNEGRPLMVAVVGSEENLARLEEVRQHNLYLAGLSNGPATLSNAPAIVWLSYNVHGNEPSSSEAAMQTLYDLVNPANTRTRPWLKNTVVVIDPCLNPDGRDRYVNFYNQVRGAQPDPNASSREHIEPWPGGRVNHYYFDLNRDWAWQTQKEVQGRAGLYNQWLPQVHVDFHEQSYNNPYYFAPAAEPFHKDITPWQREFQTTIGKNNAKYFDQNGWLYFTKEVFDLLYPSYGDTYPLYNGSIGMTYEQGGGPGGGLAIITRSGDTLTLADRIAHHHSNGLSTVEAVSNNTQKVLDEFKKYFDNGRTNPPGTYKTYIIKNENADKLALLAQLLDRNLIKYGYGVNRTVNGYNYFNGKTESYTVSPNDMVINAYQPKAVLLNVLLEPKTFIADSNTYDITAWSLPYAYGLKAYALTESVKPATTSLNVASNNTTNTQNGRAYAYVANWQSVQDVKFLAALLQKGIKVRYSSGAFEAGSKKFNAGSLILTRASNHITNFDQVVNDLAASLGRKLTPLTTGFADKGADLGSSAVGFIAKPRVMLVSGEGVSANDMGEVWHYFEQQIGYPVSVVRYQDLSRIKLSDYDVAIFPDGRYSNFPLERLQTWISEGGKLIAMGGAVGQFADKKGFALKSKDDDKDGKPNKKTPDLKAYDGRDRDAIRYNVPGAIYKVYLDNTHPLGYGYPSYYYTLKLGDDIYDYLDNSGVNVGVLKKDSYVSGFVGQKAKEKLSSGLLFGVQSMGRGSLVYLTDDPLFRSFWENGKLLFGNAVFMSN; this comes from the coding sequence ATGATGAAAAAACTTTACGCATTTGTTGTTCTTTACTTAAGCTTTTTGGGCGGCGTTTTTGCCCAAACCCTGCAATCGCCTGCTGAATTTTTAGGTTACCCACTGGGTAGCCAGTATACTTATCATTACCGGGTAGCAGACTATGTAAAGTACGTGGCGCAGGCATCAAAAAATGTAAAGCTGCAATCGTACGGCACCACTAACGAGGGGAGACCTTTAATGGTGGCTGTGGTAGGTAGCGAAGAAAACCTGGCCCGCTTAGAAGAGGTACGACAGCATAACCTGTATTTAGCCGGACTAAGCAACGGACCGGCTACTTTGAGCAACGCACCTGCTATTGTTTGGTTGAGCTATAACGTGCACGGCAATGAACCCAGCAGTAGTGAAGCTGCCATGCAAACACTGTATGACCTGGTGAACCCGGCCAATACCCGTACCCGCCCCTGGCTCAAAAATACGGTGGTGGTGATTGACCCCTGCCTGAACCCTGATGGCCGCGACCGTTACGTGAATTTTTATAACCAGGTACGCGGTGCACAGCCTGACCCCAATGCGTCATCGCGTGAGCATATCGAACCCTGGCCGGGCGGTAGGGTAAATCATTATTATTTTGACCTGAACCGTGACTGGGCCTGGCAAACACAGAAAGAGGTGCAGGGCAGAGCCGGTTTATACAATCAGTGGCTGCCGCAGGTTCATGTTGATTTTCATGAGCAGAGTTATAATAACCCCTATTATTTTGCACCAGCAGCCGAGCCTTTTCATAAAGACATTACACCCTGGCAGCGCGAGTTTCAAACCACTATTGGTAAAAACAACGCTAAGTATTTTGACCAGAATGGCTGGCTGTATTTTACCAAGGAAGTTTTTGATTTGCTTTACCCATCTTACGGCGATACTTACCCCCTTTACAATGGCTCTATTGGTATGACTTATGAGCAGGGTGGTGGGCCGGGCGGTGGCTTGGCGATAATTACCCGCAGCGGTGATACGCTTACTTTGGCCGACCGCATTGCGCATCATCACTCTAACGGATTAAGTACTGTTGAAGCCGTATCAAACAACACCCAAAAAGTGCTGGACGAGTTCAAAAAGTATTTTGATAACGGTCGCACCAATCCGCCGGGAACTTACAAGACCTACATCATCAAAAATGAAAACGCCGATAAACTGGCTTTACTGGCGCAATTGCTCGACCGTAATTTAATTAAATATGGCTACGGCGTAAACCGTACGGTAAACGGCTATAACTACTTTAATGGTAAAACGGAGAGTTATACAGTTAGCCCTAATGATATGGTGATTAACGCTTACCAGCCTAAGGCGGTATTGCTGAACGTGTTACTTGAGCCTAAAACATTTATTGCAGATAGCAATACTTACGATATTACTGCATGGTCTTTACCTTACGCTTACGGACTAAAGGCATATGCCTTAACGGAGTCCGTTAAGCCGGCAACAACGTCTTTAAATGTAGCGTCTAATAACACTACTAACACTCAAAATGGTCGTGCTTATGCTTATGTGGCTAACTGGCAATCGGTACAGGATGTTAAGTTTTTGGCAGCTCTACTACAGAAGGGTATTAAAGTGCGTTATAGTTCGGGCGCCTTTGAAGCAGGGAGTAAGAAGTTCAATGCCGGATCGCTAATTTTGACACGCGCCAGTAACCATATTACCAATTTTGACCAGGTAGTTAATGACCTGGCTGCTTCATTAGGCCGCAAGTTAACACCGCTGACTACCGGGTTTGCAGATAAAGGGGCTGACTTAGGGTCGAGCGCAGTAGGATTTATTGCCAAGCCACGCGTTATGCTGGTGTCGGGCGAGGGCGTATCTGCTAACGATATGGGTGAAGTATGGCATTATTTTGAACAGCAAATCGGGTACCCCGTTTCGGTAGTACGCTACCAGGATTTGAGCCGTATTAAGCTGAGCGATTATGACGTAGCCATCTTCCCGGACGGACGGTACAGTAATTTCCCATTGGAGCGTTTGCAGACGTGGATAAGCGAGGGCGGTAAGCTAATTGCTATGGGGGGTGCTGTGGGTCAGTTTGCCGACAAAAAAGGATTTGCCCTTAAAAGTAAGGATGATGACAAAGATGGAAAACCCAATAAAAAAACTCCTGATTTAAAAGCTTATGACGGCCGCGACCGGGATGCCATCCGGTATAACGTACCCGGCGCTATATATAAGGTGTACCTGGATAACACCCATCCGCTGGGTTATGGATATCCGTCTTATTATTACACGCTAAAATTGGGTGACGATATCTATGATTACCTGGACAACAGCGGCGTGAATGTTGGCGTGTTAAAAAAGGATAGCTATGTATCGGGCTTTGTGGGGCAAAAAGCTAAAGAGAAGTTGAGCAGTGGCCTATTATTCGGTGTGCAGTCGATGGGACGAGGCTCGCTGGTTTATTTAACTGACGATCCGCTTTTCCGCAGTTTCTGGGAAAACGGTAAACTACTGTTTGGCAACGCCGTGTTTATGAGCAACTAA
- the dnaA gene encoding chromosomal replication initiator protein DnaA, with protein sequence MEKTSTNVWNSCLQIIKDNIPAQSFKTWFDPIKALRLEGSVLTIQVPSLFFYEWLEEHYVGLLRKTIKKQLGEEGRLEYNIVVEQSSSSKPFTTNMPSNGNGAEAKNQSMPVPISLNKDIKNPFVIPGLKKLHVDPQLNQNYTFENFVEGDCNRLARSAGYAVAAKPGGTSFNPLMIYGGVGLGKTHLAQAIGNEIKRTLPDKLVLYVSCEKFTQQFVDALKHNNINDFVNFYQAIDVLIMDDVHNFAGKEKTQDFFFHIFNHLHQSGRQLIITSDKAPKDLAGLEERLLSRFKWGLSADLQTPDLETRMAILKNKTYQDGIELPDDVIEYVAHNIDNNVRELEGAMVSLLAQSTLMRREIDLNLAKSMLKNFVKNSVKEISIEYIQSLVCEYFEVPVDMVKSQTRKREIVQARQISMYLAKAHTKSSLKSIGNFFGGRDHSTVIYACQTVEDLIDTDKKFKSYVADIQKKLKMA encoded by the coding sequence ATGGAAAAAACGAGTACTAACGTTTGGAATAGTTGCCTTCAGATTATTAAAGATAACATTCCGGCCCAAAGTTTTAAGACGTGGTTTGATCCTATTAAGGCCTTGCGGTTGGAGGGAAGCGTACTAACCATACAAGTACCAAGTTTATTTTTTTACGAGTGGCTCGAAGAACATTACGTAGGCCTGCTTCGTAAAACCATTAAAAAGCAGCTGGGAGAGGAAGGCCGGCTCGAGTATAATATAGTGGTAGAGCAATCATCATCCAGTAAGCCCTTTACCACCAATATGCCATCTAATGGCAACGGTGCAGAGGCTAAAAATCAATCTATGCCGGTTCCGATCTCTTTAAATAAAGATATCAAAAATCCGTTTGTGATACCCGGTTTAAAAAAATTGCATGTTGACCCGCAACTTAATCAGAACTATACTTTTGAAAATTTTGTTGAGGGCGATTGTAATCGTTTGGCCCGTTCGGCAGGTTATGCCGTAGCCGCCAAGCCGGGAGGTACATCGTTTAACCCGCTCATGATTTATGGCGGTGTAGGTTTAGGTAAAACCCACCTGGCACAGGCCATAGGTAACGAAATTAAGCGTACCCTGCCTGATAAGCTGGTGCTTTATGTATCGTGTGAGAAATTCACGCAGCAGTTTGTTGATGCCCTCAAACATAACAACATTAATGACTTTGTAAACTTTTACCAGGCCATTGATGTGTTGATTATGGACGATGTGCACAACTTTGCCGGTAAAGAAAAAACTCAGGATTTCTTTTTCCATATTTTTAACCACCTGCACCAGTCGGGCAGGCAGTTAATCATTACTTCGGATAAAGCACCAAAAGATTTGGCTGGCTTGGAAGAACGATTATTATCACGTTTTAAATGGGGCCTATCGGCCGATTTACAAACGCCTGATCTGGAAACCCGGATGGCGATACTCAAAAACAAAACTTATCAGGATGGTATTGAGCTACCTGATGATGTAATTGAGTATGTAGCGCATAACATAGATAACAACGTGCGTGAGCTGGAAGGTGCCATGGTATCGTTACTGGCACAATCAACCCTGATGCGCCGCGAGATTGATTTGAACCTGGCTAAGTCCATGCTCAAAAACTTTGTTAAAAACTCGGTTAAAGAAATCTCGATTGAGTACATACAAAGCCTGGTTTGCGAGTATTTTGAAGTGCCGGTTGATATGGTAAAATCACAAACCCGCAAGCGCGAAATTGTGCAGGCCCGTCAAATATCAATGTACCTGGCTAAGGCGCATACCAAAAGCTCACTAAAATCAATCGGTAACTTTTTTGGCGGCCGCGACCACTCTACAGTGATTTATGCCTGCCAAACGGTAGAGGATTTAATTGATACTGATAAAAAGTTTAAAAGCTACGTAGCTGATATTCAGAAAAAACTGAAAATGGCTTAA
- the dcp gene encoding peptidyl-dipeptidase Dcp, with the protein MKRKFPIRLLGMLIFAAACNNNSQSNKTPDGALSTSNPFYAPSKLPFQAPDFSKIKNDDFVPAMEAGMKQQLAEIDSITNNSAAPTFENTIVGIEKSGQLLSRVNHVFNLLSGANTNPELQKIQEDEAPKLTATNDAIYLNTKLYQRVQAINAQRSQLKLDAESARLLEYYVQKFEIAGAKLSDTDKDKLKDLNKEEAGLTAKFTNQLLAAAKDGALLVSDKAELAGLPQGTIDAAAQDAKAAKHDGQWLIPLQNTTQQPNLQFLSNRATRQKLFEASWTRAEKGDANDTRKTISRIAQIRTEQAKLLGFKNYAAWKLQDQMAKTPEAVEQFLGKLVPAATNKATQEAGEIQKVIDAQKGGFKLQPWDWDYYAEQVRKAKYDLDENQVKPYLELNKVLQDGVFYAANQLYGITFKERKDLPVYQADVRVFDVMDSNGSQIGLFYCDYFKRDNKSGGAWMSNLVEQSGLMVTKPVIYNVCNFTKPAPGQPALISFDDVTTMFHEFGHGLHGLFASQKYASLSGSNVARDFVEFPSQFNEHWASDPKVFTRYARHYQTGAAMPQVLVDKIKKAATFNQGYALTEALAAASLDMQWHTLPAGSPLEDVDEFEAAALKRTGLNLPQIPPRYRSSYFLHIWSNGYAAGYYAYTWTSMLENDAYSWFTENGGLTRQNGQRFRDMILSRGNTIEYGKMFRDFRGHNPDIKPLLKKRGLL; encoded by the coding sequence ATGAAACGTAAATTCCCCATCCGATTATTAGGTATGCTGATTTTTGCGGCGGCCTGTAATAATAATTCCCAATCAAATAAAACACCCGACGGTGCTTTAAGTACATCAAATCCTTTCTACGCGCCCAGCAAACTACCCTTCCAGGCTCCTGATTTCAGCAAAATCAAAAATGATGATTTTGTACCGGCTATGGAAGCCGGGATGAAGCAGCAACTGGCAGAAATTGATTCTATTACGAACAACAGCGCTGCACCAACTTTCGAGAACACTATTGTTGGTATCGAAAAAAGCGGACAGTTACTTAGCCGTGTCAATCATGTTTTTAATTTACTATCGGGCGCCAACACTAACCCCGAATTACAAAAGATTCAGGAAGATGAAGCGCCTAAGCTTACAGCCACTAATGATGCCATTTACTTAAACACCAAGCTATACCAGCGAGTACAGGCTATAAATGCGCAGCGCAGCCAGCTTAAACTGGATGCAGAGTCGGCAAGGTTGCTAGAATACTATGTGCAAAAATTTGAAATTGCGGGTGCCAAACTATCTGATACAGATAAAGACAAGCTTAAAGATTTAAATAAGGAAGAAGCCGGCTTAACCGCCAAATTCACCAATCAGTTGCTGGCTGCTGCTAAAGATGGCGCTTTGTTAGTGAGCGATAAGGCAGAGCTGGCCGGTTTACCGCAAGGCACCATTGATGCTGCCGCGCAGGATGCCAAAGCCGCTAAACATGATGGCCAGTGGTTAATACCCTTGCAAAATACCACCCAACAACCTAACCTGCAATTTTTGAGCAACCGGGCTACTCGACAAAAACTGTTTGAAGCCTCATGGACTCGGGCCGAAAAAGGCGATGCCAATGATACCCGCAAAACTATTTCGCGCATTGCACAAATTCGCACTGAGCAGGCTAAACTGTTAGGCTTTAAAAATTATGCTGCCTGGAAACTGCAAGACCAGATGGCAAAAACTCCGGAAGCCGTTGAACAGTTTTTAGGTAAACTGGTACCTGCCGCCACCAACAAGGCAACGCAGGAAGCCGGAGAAATTCAAAAAGTAATTGATGCGCAAAAAGGTGGCTTCAAACTACAGCCTTGGGACTGGGACTATTACGCCGAGCAGGTACGCAAAGCCAAATACGACCTGGACGAAAACCAGGTTAAGCCCTATTTGGAGCTGAACAAGGTTTTACAAGATGGTGTTTTTTATGCCGCCAACCAACTGTATGGCATTACCTTTAAAGAACGTAAAGACCTGCCGGTTTACCAGGCCGATGTACGGGTATTTGATGTGATGGACAGCAACGGCTCACAAATTGGCCTGTTTTACTGCGATTACTTTAAACGCGACAATAAATCAGGCGGGGCATGGATGAGCAATTTGGTGGAGCAGTCGGGCCTGATGGTCACCAAACCGGTCATCTACAATGTATGTAACTTTACCAAACCGGCTCCCGGTCAGCCTGCATTAATAAGCTTTGATGACGTGACTACTATGTTTCATGAGTTTGGACATGGCCTGCACGGCTTATTTGCCAGCCAGAAATATGCCAGCCTGTCGGGCTCTAACGTAGCCCGCGATTTTGTTGAATTTCCATCACAATTTAACGAGCATTGGGCATCAGACCCTAAAGTGTTTACCCGTTATGCACGCCATTACCAAACCGGTGCTGCTATGCCACAGGTGTTGGTTGATAAAATTAAAAAGGCAGCTACTTTTAACCAGGGCTATGCCTTAACTGAAGCATTGGCCGCAGCGTCGCTGGATATGCAATGGCATACCCTGCCTGCCGGCAGCCCGCTGGAGGATGTTGATGAGTTTGAAGCAGCGGCTTTAAAAAGAACAGGCTTAAATTTACCGCAGATACCTCCGCGCTACCGTTCAAGCTACTTTTTGCACATTTGGTCTAATGGGTATGCTGCCGGTTACTATGCTTACACCTGGACCTCGATGCTGGAAAACGATGCTTACTCCTGGTTTACAGAAAACGGTGGATTAACCCGCCAAAACGGACAACGTTTCCGCGACATGATTCTTTCAAGAGGCAATACCATTGAGTACGGCAAAATGTTCCGCGATTTCCGCGGCCACAACCCGGATATTAAACCATTGTTGAAGAAACGAGGCTTGTTATAG